The Aedes albopictus strain Foshan unplaced genomic scaffold, AalbF5 HiC_scaffold_671, whole genome shotgun sequence DNA segment tttgtgtcagcctaatactttatacaaaatgatcCGATAAGCAATAAACGTGgctcatttttagaaattaaaacaaccaaatagttgcagagaATACGAAAATTTATGTTCGGCACTATTGCGTGGATTACTAAagttccaaaatattttcaatattcCCATCGGGGGTGCTCATgttgccccactataggtaaataacttaaattgaataaattttaacgtTTGTTTTAAGAAAATATTTCCTAATGCAAGTTAAAATaatttgcagtaagctagtaatgttcgCTGATAATCAAAATTGTGGTGAAAATTTGATTCtaacataaaaaccttattttattctgatgatttcttataagaaaatgctaaaaatccatgctattgactaatttgacgatatgtTTCAATTCGTTCGTTATGAGGaaccttttatcaggtttacaaacaggatgaactttattctaacAGATTATTAAGttgtttggacaaaattcatcataaaagtagtaaaacagaggggtgctcatcttgtcccgggtggccatcttgccccgtccgcGTATTtcgacttgtaatcttcctcagtggcaGTTACCCACTGACAAtgacactgacactgaggaagattacaagtggtatagtttattgcattgctaactggactgcgacaaagtgcggaataTCAAATAAtagtgcgattttgcgtcagatagttccggtgtcttcaccgcacttattcattagctcgtgatgaataagtgcggtgaagacaccgggacgatttgatgcaaaatcgcacttttatttaagattccgcacttcatcgtcgcacttataaccgcgcaatgcgcaatagttgaaaaacgcgtatctgtcaaaagataagcaaaagagggcggaatgaAAACGTAcagaactgattacactcattcgaattctGCAACATACTCTACCTTTTTTAGGCTTTTGAGCACCAAAattacagaaatacgtagaaaaaactctataacaACGCTTGGGAAAATTCCGACTTCAAAGgggtaaaaaatatatttcgaTGGTTAATGGCTTGcgatcaaaaaagcccaaaattgtatattttaccctataagtagatgtatagctcaaaattgtgacgtgctggagtgaATCTGAGCCCGGATACAAATTTAGCGACCTAAACtccgtcggagacacataagttcgcTCTTTAGACAGACCAATAAATAGTTAATTtatgtttcgctgtgttattaTAAGAAAACTTTGTTTTCAAGCATCCAAACACTCATTTATACACCCCAAACCCAGAAATCGCATGTCATTGTATAAAGAATTGAGATATGATGTTTCTACTCTCAAGTTTCTCCACGGCTttataccactacacacaaacacttaTTCCAAAAGCCGAGACAAACCACCTCgtgtctaaaaataactttcaagCAAGGACCGGAGCGCTTGGCTTCGTGTACTATTGTCTGACGGTCTTTTCTGTTCGTAAACAACACACTTCAGACCAGCGGAAAAATACCAGCGCAATACACGGTGAGCGTGagcgggcccgtggcgcagtggctacacgttcgctacATAAGCGAATGATTATGGATACGATCGcagtcccggcacttgcaatatttcgtcagttgcttttccccctgaGAGCTACTGACACCCGGATCCCTCTTCTGGTTCTGAGCATATAGCTcgaacggacccggaaacttggatatcggcgaacggcaacccataatggaaaACACCCAATCGGacaggaaaaggaacaacagccacacataatttcatcatcgtgctcatcattctaccaaggacagtgTACACCGACAAAAATTTCTACTCTACTTTTAGCTGGAGCTgaataagaaaacaaaggatttttagatttctgagtaagaccaactcagtcactgagtagaattttttctcggtgtagaAAAGAGAAAGTAGCACGATATAGTATAGAACAAAaatatacatttaggcgctgtacaaagtgtaagtgcagctgccaatgaattaactacatcggctgttttcctactctccgcatcgaccaatgtggcgctagcttctatgcgcgaaaaatcgctaaaagtaaatcgcaaaaatactgtagggcgaataccatctaaaggcaaattcttcaaagtggaacacattattcgaaaaaatatttggtagtggttgtgcacaatagtGACCactattaaccctttataaggccgagaaaactagaagagttgtcaacgcatactattatggaaactagctgacccgacgtggctagccacgttagctagtaaaatattgtttttttaaattccagTTACGTTGAGTTAAGTTAAGTTCCAGTTGAACGttgaaatttgttccagaaaattacAGAAGGTTAATTTTcttgttctttctgaaacattcagtaacttctggaaagtacctgggaagtttaatgttccagaatattctagagattttttctgttttcatttggaatgctcagtagcttccagaaatttctcaagcattatatgaatttggttgttccagaaccttcttaaagggtatttttcattctttctggaaccTTCACAAACTcccagacacttttcgtaaatttaaaaaagtttgcagaaggtctttgtcttgtttttgtccagtaacttctcgaaagttctaagaaaTTTGATTATCTAAAACATTTTCGTAGGTTATTATTCttccttctgaaacattcagtgatctctagaaaggtctcgaaatttcatgaattttggtgttccagaacattttagaaggccctttatttctttcttggactttcattaacttccagaaagttcatgaaattaagaatgaaaagtgtatacaacattccaaaaggttcttctcctttctctgattgaaactTCAGTAACGCACAGAAGGTTTTCGATGTTTGAGGAAGTatgatatccagaatatctcagatgattgttttacttttgtaacgttcagtatctttcaggaggtttctgtaaattttatggatttttatgttccagaacattctagaaggttcttttttaattccttgctcgttccctaacgtccataaccttttcccaatataatatAGTTTCATGctctccagaacattctagaaggttcttttcaaaaacgtttaacaacttagaagtggttattagaagccgaagttctcagttaataactgagctcatagacactaagctgagaagcagggtttttcccagttgggacgttacgccatagaaaaagatgttccataatgctgccgcaggttcttcttcttcttctttctgaagcgtccagaaacttcaaggggattctcgaaaatttaagaagttccatattttagagcattccagaacgttatttattttctggaacttccagaaagttcttagaatttttagaatattgatgtttcagaacattccagaaggttcttcttattatttctgaaaagtcaaaaaaacatccagaatgttctcgtaccttttaggaatttgatacaactatggtgaaacatttcaacgaaacatttcaaagcgttacggacagacagacagacaacgctgggattttatatatatgatgattatatacatgattacatgtacaaaacaatttttgtttgaaagaaactctcaaaaatctaggtggcaatatagttgccactgcccgtttaggccaaaaacgctggtggcaatatagttgccactgcccgttaaccccaaaaacgaacttttgaggtggcaatatagttgccactgcccgtttaggccaccagcgcttgtggcaatattcttgccactgcccgtttagggtacttttcttcttttgacttcaacaaaaagccggaaaagagattttagagtcgaatggggcttaacccataatataaactgtgtagttcagctcatgtcaacccagaatttgattatttcttatagttatttatgtaacgagttgcaaaaagttgattttttcagtacgagtcgtacatttatccgacgaggcttgccgagttggataaatacgaagagtgctgaaaaatcaatttttgcaacgagttccatacaacattttatgcaatgatttttttcataatgcaactcatttgagttgcataatgttcataatgcaactcaaatgatttgcattatgaacattgggcaactatttttcattatgcaactcatttcggttgcataatgaaccggtacagaaaaataggtcattatgatactgaaatgggtagtataaaatagaaattatgatactgaattgcataaaaatatttacctaatctataattttacaattaatttgagctaattttcttcacgcggtcaaaattagtcatttttgagactacaaatggctcctaaattgttgttaaagctttgtttagtaccaaaaaaataccacgcgttgttagtagtcccaattttgcgtaaaccaaaaaaaaaaggttcgaaatacattgttataaaacagaaaaaaaatacaaacagtaggtggcactaTAGtcgccactgccttataaagggttaagcctaccaaatattttttcgggaaaagctttgtatttcaagtaattcaagtttagatgcatttcgccatttaaaattaaattgatttactcctgctgatcaactgtggctgcgagcaaagcgggtagtctattggaatcgctcacgtaataccctagtggacaaaagagctgtaaaataggttaagtggttaagaataaaaaaaaatgcacggcgacgtcaccaagaattccttttggtttTAGATCCATGGTGTCTTTGAGAAGACGAgcctggtggtctagtggctaccaccaGTAATGTCGGATAGTCGATAGGCATTCGATCAAGCTCCGCTAGCTACACAGAATTTGAATAAGTGCTAAGGCAATTCAGCTCAAAGAACTACAACAGTACTTTGTCAACCAGTGTAAGTGAGCAACCCCCACGGCCAAATTGCATGGCTAGTATGATAAAACCGAGTCTCAGAAAAGACTATCATCTAATTGTATGTACTCATCCTTTGAGCAGCATGGTTTTACATGTTATAGCAAAaccttttcaagaaataaaaCGTTACCAACACAAAACTACTTACACGCCATGCTACTTACACCTCTGGTACTGCTGGAAGTATGATCCGCCTCCCCCGCCGCCTCCAGTGCCACTGACCGCCGGTGGTGATGTCGGCGATTCATCCGTGCTTCCTCCACGGGCAATATTCCGTTCATCGAAATGCACCACCGTATTCCGTTCACGATGCTCCCATCGATCATCCTGTTCCGATTCCGGATCGAAAACCAACGATCTTGGTGAGGTAGGTTCCCGGAATTTGCCGCTCTTCTTTCTCTCCCCGCCGCCGCTAGCTTCATAGTCGCCTCCACCACTCAATATCCGGTTGCCATCGGGGGTTGTGTTACTCATGTCCAGCAGCAGTTTGGACACCTTCTTGCACTTGGTCATATGCTTCTCTGCTCGAGCCTTCTCGGTATACGTCTTGAAGCATTTGTGGCATTTGAATTTCTTCTCCACAATCTTCTTCTCTTTCATTGGCTTTAGATTCTTCATGTGCTCAAATAAATGCTTCTTTAATTCCTTTTTCAGCTGAAACGGTTTCTTACAAAACAGACAGATTGTGTAGCGGACGGTAACATCCAATCCTGGACCAGCATGGTCATCGTCAGCTGACTCGCCGGCGCGGTTCACCACTTCGATATTTTCACAGGCGTCCAACTCTTCCAGTGACTCGGAATCTGAGTCACTTTCCTGATCGAGAGCTTCCAGTTGTCGATCAATATCTTCAATGCTGCCTTCGTACTGctgctggtgatgatgatggtgatggtggtggtgtCCAAGTGCGGCTGCTTCTGTGTTTGAACCACTACCCGTAGCTCCACGGGATTCGATGTTCTCACTCATTGCACCGGAAGCGTTTCTGCTTTCGGGGGCAGATGTTGATGATTCTGAGGGATACTCTGCAAAAGATAAAAAGTTTTGATTCGTTAGAAATCGTAGCCCATTGGATTTTTTAattggcgtaaacgggaatgccaACTGTTTACGGTCGAAAAGTGGATTCCATCTTTAAATAACAATGAGGGTAATGTTTTATGATATGAAATTGTTCTTTCAATTCATTGGTTTTTCTTTCCAATAAAGTACAGTTTTATgcttaaatctgtttttttttaatatatttcccgggatccctgaacatcaataaattattttttcccGGGAAACTGAATCACGGAAAAATTGGAAGCTCTCATCGtgcctaaaaataactttcgctttgcGTTAGGACATAGCGAGAAACGATCAGCTGGGCTTCGCCTGTTTTCGTCTGCTAGTCTTTTTCTGCTTCAAAATAGCACAACCAGCTTCGTCAACCATACTTTTATGTGCTGTTTGCAAGCGGGAATAGACTATCTACTTTcgcccttttttgtacacatcctTATCATGTATCAaggtcatagccatcgctagaatcaaAACGCCTTGaagaagccgtttcccttccttcctatGGGAGGCTAACagcttaaggctcaattgagaaaggcaaatgttccagaactaaaaaagcactttttcgcaaaatgatccacaaatcgaagaaaataaaaacgtccgattgtttatttagtcaattatgacaatcggacacggtggttttgttcgctttttcgtcattctggagaaaagtgctttttaagttttggataatatgcgattctcatttgagccttaatgaATGCTAGAGAGCCGGTAGAGGCACAAATTTGATCAACGTGGCAAcagtgtaaggactgttcattttataaagaggacaccttatttgtgtgatatcttttttatttttcaataaaatcattatcggttttttgcataaatttccatagctattctacagtgtaggaaaaataaaacattatacaaattgtccttagttatggaactgaagcagttttcgttaaaactcaataaaaccccatttctcaaaattctacacaactttccacatacataactttaaaattttcaggaacttttcaatgtgttgggatctaatactattcttctaaaggtagagtgtaatagttggtcagtaataatgcaccaagcattatacagcttgatatagtgagttgccttgttatcaatgaaattgataaaaaatacttatttaagtccagtgatgcaataacactacggaatcggttcaaaatttgtccagtatagaagagagtcgcattctaaatgataccgaagaaaaatatgctttaaagtacattcttcatcataaatttaatacttaatgatggccataatgaaaaattgcatactttttgctccataaatgcaagtttttgattctagagaagcttattattatttattttcagcaaggtctgaccctatgtgttatataccttatttgaaaataactacatgttaatttttattttcgacatcattgttaagttgtatttgcaatagagaacacagttatttagaagaaccttcaaagaacgaagcggtttcatctccggtaactgccatgaagcacagtaaccaagccaacaatgctatcaagaagcggttttctgcatttgaaattgcattattggtACTTTCGAccagatccattgaaaacattcaaaatttaatatttttatacatttttgtttaacaaataaattttattctgaaaatcgagtccaacttgtaactttaatatctcaacaaccattattccgattaggtttatattttgccagaatatgtatcactcaaactgctgcagcatggcaaacacttttatgcaattaaaaacgatacaccgatgtt contains these protein-coding regions:
- the LOC109430721 gene encoding zinc finger protein ZIC 2; translated protein: MSENIESRGATGSGSNTEAAALGHHHHHHHHHQQQYEGSIEDIDRQLEALDQESDSDSESLEELDACENIEVVNRAGESADDDHAGPGLDVTVRYTICLFCKKPFQLKKELKKHLFEHMKNLKPMKEKKIVEKKFKCHKCFKTYTEKARAEKHMTKCKKVSKLLLDMSNTTPDGNRILSGGGDYEASGGGERKKSGKFREPTSPRSLVFDPESEQDDRWEHRERNTVVHFDERNIARGGSTDESPTSPPAVSGTGGGGGGGSYFQQYQRCK